The proteins below are encoded in one region of Methanofollis sp.:
- a CDS encoding NADH-quinone oxidoreductase subunit H, whose protein sequence is MIEYLIFAVFAGLLLHGIHRKAIARVQGRPGPPVWQEILHVLKFSFKETWIPATASETLFVAVVLIAIGVWSTALFVLLTGGSLLLLFAVYMLHKIVEHGLGLSSGSPYGKFGAIRSVMSAASEIPLFATIAAVYLVTGSLMISDIQAWQAVHGPLLLAVPPAAIALYIVVLAKMHYSPFAVIESKEIVSGNVTEHFGVWRAGLDAAFALKTFVLLYAFILLFMGPMPLLLAAVTMVLLLLSLSFICALTPMLSPFDTVTIQIGVAGLIVVYVLLAGVIL, encoded by the coding sequence ATGATCGAATATCTCATCTTCGCGGTCTTCGCCGGTCTTCTCCTCCACGGCATCCACAGGAAGGCGATCGCACGGGTACAGGGACGGCCCGGCCCGCCGGTCTGGCAGGAGATCCTCCATGTGCTGAAGTTCTCCTTCAAGGAGACCTGGATCCCGGCCACGGCCAGCGAGACGCTCTTCGTGGCGGTCGTGCTCATCGCCATCGGCGTCTGGAGCACCGCCCTCTTCGTCCTCCTCACCGGCGGGAGTCTCCTCCTCCTCTTCGCCGTCTACATGCTCCACAAGATCGTGGAGCACGGTCTCGGCCTCTCCTCGGGGTCGCCGTACGGGAAGTTCGGGGCGATCAGGTCGGTGATGTCCGCGGCCTCGGAGATCCCGCTCTTCGCCACGATCGCCGCCGTGTACCTGGTCACCGGGTCACTGATGATCTCGGACATCCAGGCATGGCAGGCAGTGCACGGTCCCCTCCTCCTTGCGGTCCCGCCCGCGGCCATCGCCCTGTACATCGTCGTCCTGGCGAAGATGCACTACAGCCCCTTCGCCGTCATCGAGAGCAAGGAGATCGTCAGCGGCAATGTCACCGAGCACTTCGGGGTCTGGCGTGCCGGACTGGATGCAGCCTTCGCGCTCAAGACCTTCGTCCTCCTGTACGCCTTCATCCTCCTCTTCATGGGGCCGATGCCCCTGCTCCTTGCGGCCGTGACGATGGTGCTCCTCCTCCTCTCCCTCTCGTTCATCTGCGCACTGACGCCGATGCTCTCCCCCTTCGACACGGTCACCATCCAGATCGGGGTGGCCGGCCTCATCGTCGTCTATGTCCTTCTCGCGGGGGTGATCCTGTGA
- a CDS encoding EhaG family protein → MSYEIALPVVLVAVAIAFIALALEKDDLHRLLLTDLAEITGLAIIALVATDLAEALILPGLVVGISELMALSEVYLVKEGLTAVPKRTMHLEVMDSAPAILAGGLVVYGIILSGFSGGAVAGLGILFWFFCKGHDEAFEIIETASGYAWALWIAAFFVFMIAPQHWLFAVMIAGGAILLKVMAKMALVGTMRGGRDV, encoded by the coding sequence ATGAGTTACGAGATCGCCCTCCCGGTCGTCCTGGTCGCGGTCGCGATCGCCTTCATCGCCCTCGCGCTCGAAAAGGACGACCTGCACCGCCTCCTCCTCACCGACCTCGCCGAGATCACCGGCCTTGCGATCATCGCCCTGGTGGCGACCGACCTTGCCGAGGCCCTGATCCTGCCCGGCCTGGTGGTCGGGATCTCCGAACTGATGGCCCTCTCCGAGGTCTACCTCGTCAAGGAAGGGCTGACGGCGGTCCCGAAGAGAACGATGCACCTCGAAGTGATGGACAGCGCCCCCGCGATCCTCGCCGGCGGCCTCGTCGTCTACGGCATCATCCTCTCGGGCTTCTCGGGCGGCGCAGTGGCAGGCCTCGGCATCCTCTTCTGGTTCTTCTGCAAGGGACACGACGAGGCCTTCGAGATCATCGAGACGGCCTCGGGCTATGCCTGGGCCCTCTGGATCGCCGCCTTCTTCGTCTTCATGATCGCCCCGCAGCACTGGCTCTTCGCGGTGATGATCGCGGGCGGCGCAATCCTCCTCAAGGTGATGGCAAAGATGGCTCTTGTCGGCACAATGCGGGGTGGTCGGGATGTTTGA
- a CDS encoding DUF2106 family protein, giving the protein MISRISKILSDYENLTLLYAALVLVVILVGALSLPAITYQGDTLYPKTIDRTSTLDPYDRGGEPFNTTPVAAQYPENSPYLGYVTAYLTPFSLFLAETTPHLGTTIVSHPGGIIDEILYNTRGLDTVVETSILFTAFAIASYLFRRRDG; this is encoded by the coding sequence ATGATCAGCAGGATCTCGAAGATCCTCTCTGACTACGAGAACCTCACCCTCCTCTACGCGGCGCTCGTCCTCGTCGTCATCCTGGTCGGGGCCCTCTCCCTCCCCGCGATCACCTACCAGGGGGACACCCTGTACCCGAAGACGATCGACAGGACAAGCACCCTCGACCCCTATGATCGGGGCGGCGAACCCTTCAACACGACGCCGGTCGCGGCGCAGTACCCGGAGAACTCGCCGTACCTCGGGTACGTGACCGCGTACCTCACGCCCTTCTCCCTCTTCCTGGCAGAGACCACGCCCCACCTCGGGACGACGATCGTCTCCCATCCGGGCGGCATCATCGACGAGATCCTGTACAACACCCGGGGCCTCGACACCGTCGTCGAGACGAGCATCCTCTTCACGGCCTTTGCGATCGCGTCCTACCTCTTCAGGAGGCGCGACGGATGA
- a CDS encoding DUF2107 family protein: MEPELILGLAILIIGAVAAAFPRPKTYLSRIISLEIPGWGLLLVMLAYDETLALLTFIAVTAISTFVMVRVAERRGEP, encoded by the coding sequence ATGGAGCCTGAACTCATCCTCGGCCTCGCCATCCTCATCATCGGGGCCGTCGCCGCCGCGTTCCCGCGGCCGAAGACCTACCTCTCCCGGATCATCAGCCTGGAGATCCCGGGGTGGGGCCTTCTCCTCGTCATGCTCGCGTACGACGAGACCCTCGCACTCCTCACCTTCATCGCGGTGACCGCCATCTCCACCTTCGTCATGGTCAGGGTGGCCGAGAGGAGGGGAGAGCCATGA
- a CDS encoding EhaD family protein: protein MIEFLQVVLAAIALLGAVATALSRDPFDKLIALGVMIGGILPFIVDRGYLDVAVAVALLAPITTIFVLTLAWRRDEDGA, encoded by the coding sequence ATGATTGAGTTCCTGCAGGTCGTCCTCGCCGCGATCGCCCTCCTCGGGGCCGTCGCAACGGCGCTCTCCCGCGACCCCTTCGACAAACTCATCGCCCTCGGCGTGATGATCGGCGGGATCCTGCCCTTCATCGTCGATAGGGGCTACCTCGACGTCGCCGTCGCCGTCGCCCTGCTTGCGCCGATCACGACGATCTTCGTCCTCACACTCGCCTGGAGGAGGGACGAAGATGGAGCCTGA
- a CDS encoding DUF2109 domain-containing protein — protein sequence MAELIALYVCGVVALLAAVRCLAEKETYLKLPYLNVMNFAVAGIIVLLIDHPLSLLAGIAYFVGSTLEANAIASAKAGGVKHD from the coding sequence GTGGCGGAGTTGATCGCCCTGTACGTCTGCGGGGTTGTCGCCCTCCTTGCCGCGGTGCGCTGCCTCGCCGAGAAGGAGACCTACCTGAAGCTCCCGTACCTGAATGTGATGAACTTCGCCGTCGCCGGGATCATCGTGCTCCTCATCGACCACCCCCTCTCCCTCCTCGCGGGTATCGCCTACTTCGTGGGCTCGACCCTGGAGGCGAACGCCATCGCGAGCGCAAAGGCCGGAGGTGTGAAGCATGATTGA